In Thermodesulfobacteriota bacterium, the DNA window TCTCCGACCTCCCAGGCCCCCTCGCAAAGCCCGCCACAGAGCGCGGAGCTCTTCGCCGGTGACCACTCCGGCGCGCCGCAGGGCCCAGGCATAGGCCGAGAGACACGCCCCGAAGAGCGCCGCCCTCACGCCCCAGCCGGACCCCAGGACGAGCAGCGGCAGGAAGGGCACTCCCAGGACCGCGGCCAGGACCGGAGCGCGTAGCGAGCACCCCACCGGCCCCTTCAGGCGCCAGAAGAAATAGGCGCCGCCGAGCACCGTGGCGATCAGCACGCCCGCGCACCCGCCCAGGCTCCCGCGCCAGGTCACGAGCAGGGGACCCACCGCCCAGAATCCCGCGAGCTGCACCACGGCCGCCGCGATGGCCGTGCGGGGCCGCTCCAACACCACCGCCAGCACGCGGCCCACGGCGACNNNNNNNNNNGAGGGCAAAGGCCATGACGAGCAGGTGCGCCGCCACGGGGCGGTACGCCTGCCCGAAGACCAGGGGCACCAGGGTCTCCCCCAGGGCCAGTGCCCCGAAGACGGCGGCAACCCCCGCCGCCGCCAGGACCACCAGGAGGCGCTCCACCCAGCGGGCGGCGGCCTCCGGGCGCCCCTGCTCCCGCAGCCCGGTGAGGACGGGCGCAAACGACAGCGCGAGCTGCCCCATGGCCAGCGCCCCCACGAGGTACACGTTCATGGCCAGGCCGAAGTACCCCACCTCCGCGTAGCTCCCCGAGACCGCCAGCACCATCACGTCGCCGCTGCGCCGAAACGAGGCCACCACGAGCTGGCTCACGAGAAACGCGGCACCGAACCGCACGTACGGCAACGCGGGCCGCAGGTCCCAGCGAGGCCTGGCGAGCCCCAGGTGCGGCCGCGCCAGCAGGATGCCGGCCGCGAGCAGCAGCAGGTCCACCGCGGCCACCGCCCCGCACGCCCCCCGGAGCCCGCCGGCGAGGTACGCGGCGGGGAGCACCGCCACCACCCCCCACCCCTTGAGCGGCGCCTCCAGGCCCCACAGGGCCGCCCGGTTG includes these proteins:
- a CDS encoding oligosaccharide flippase family protein gives rise to the protein AAAAVLYFGAAVWWFPDLDAGAVALASASVLAQSLATLYFSLFLGLNRAALWGLEAPLKGWGVVAVLPAAYLAGGLRGACGAVAAVDLLLLAAGILLARPHLGLARPRWDLRPALPYVRFGAAFLVSQLVVASFRRSGDVMVLAVSGSYAEVGYFGLAMNVYLVGALAMGQLALSFAPVLTGLREQGRPEAAARWVERLLVVLAAAGVAAVFGALALGETLVPLVFGQAYRPVAAHLLVMAFAL